Proteins encoded together in one Vicinamibacterales bacterium window:
- the glmM gene encoding phosphoglucosamine mutase, with the protein MKPLKIGVSGVRGVVGETLTPDLVVGFAQAFGTYLGPGRILVCRDTRPSGPMVASAVMAGLLATGCDVIDLGVCPTPSLQLAITWLEAQGGISITAGHNPAQWNALKFVRRDGLYLMPGQAEELLDIYHQGRFEKATWDQIRTRVESGEAVQHHLDVLTASFNLATLRARRLRVAVDCCNGSCSLLAPRWLADMGCEVLAINDDPASPFPHTPEPRPDTMGQVRALVKAGHADLGLVYDADGERLGLVDETGRALSEELTLVLATDIALRQRVGPVVTNVSTTMAVDRIAARYRAQVIRTPVGQAHISEAIVEHGAVIGGEGNGAVAVPRVQASHDSAAATGLILSYLAESSSPLSALMADLPQLAMIKEHVAIEPSVIYTALQEFRDSVQDEPGTEIDLSDGVKVCFPDGWVHVRASNTESMIRVIVEADAAGRAGDLMDWARDRLRR; encoded by the coding sequence ATGAAGCCACTCAAGATAGGCGTCAGCGGCGTGCGCGGCGTCGTCGGCGAGACGCTCACCCCCGATCTCGTCGTCGGATTCGCGCAGGCCTTCGGTACCTACCTCGGCCCGGGCCGCATCCTCGTCTGCCGCGATACCCGGCCGTCCGGCCCGATGGTGGCGTCGGCCGTGATGGCCGGCCTGCTGGCCACCGGCTGCGACGTAATCGATCTCGGTGTGTGTCCGACGCCAAGCCTCCAGTTGGCGATCACGTGGCTCGAGGCGCAGGGCGGGATCTCGATCACCGCCGGCCACAACCCCGCCCAATGGAACGCGCTCAAGTTCGTCCGCCGCGACGGGCTCTACCTCATGCCCGGCCAGGCGGAGGAGTTGCTCGACATCTACCATCAGGGCCGCTTCGAGAAGGCCACGTGGGACCAGATCCGGACGCGTGTCGAGTCCGGCGAAGCGGTCCAGCATCATCTGGACGTGTTAACGGCGAGCTTCAACCTGGCAACACTCCGAGCGCGACGGCTCAGGGTGGCCGTCGATTGCTGCAACGGCTCGTGCTCGCTGCTCGCGCCGAGGTGGCTGGCCGACATGGGTTGCGAGGTGCTGGCGATCAACGATGATCCCGCCAGTCCGTTCCCGCACACGCCGGAACCGCGGCCGGATACGATGGGGCAGGTGCGTGCGCTGGTGAAGGCGGGGCACGCCGACCTGGGGCTCGTGTACGACGCCGACGGAGAACGGCTCGGCCTGGTGGACGAGACCGGGCGCGCACTGTCCGAGGAACTGACGCTGGTGCTGGCGACCGACATCGCCCTACGACAGCGCGTCGGGCCGGTCGTGACGAACGTCTCGACCACCATGGCGGTCGACCGGATTGCCGCGCGCTACCGGGCGCAGGTCATCCGCACTCCGGTCGGGCAGGCGCACATCTCCGAGGCGATCGTCGAACACGGTGCGGTGATCGGCGGCGAAGGAAACGGCGCCGTGGCAGTGCCCCGCGTGCAGGCGTCGCACGACAGTGCGGCGGCGACAGGCCTCATCCTGTCGTATCTCGCCGAGTCGTCCTCGCCACTGTCGGCGCTGATGGCCGACCTCCCGCAGTTGGCGATGATCAAGGAGCACGTCGCGATCGAGCCGAGCGTGATCTACACGGCCCTGCAGGAGTTCCGCGACAGTGTCCAGGACGAACCCGGCACCGAGATCGATCTGTCGGATGGCGTGAAGGTCTGTTTCCCGGACGGGTGGGTGCACGTGCGCGCATCGAACACCGAGTCGATGATCCGCGTGATCGTGGAGGCCGACGCGGCCGGCCGGGCCGGCGACCTGATGGACTGGGCGAGGGACCGCCTGAGGCGGTAG
- a CDS encoding lipid-binding SYLF domain-containing protein, translating into MRTQSHVVLVGIVAALLLLAISPLVSAQRSEQARVEDAATVFTEIMQAPDGGIPQGVLQKAEAVVIFPGVLRASFAVGGQWGRGVISARDRKTNTWSAPAFITIAGGSFGAQVGAQSIDLVLIVIDRVGLQRLLSNEFKIGGEASVAAGPVGRSLEAATDIQMRAKILSYSRSRGLFAGVAINGSNLGADRDANERFYGERLGSREVIDQLSSKPDLPASVARLRKVLADYGG; encoded by the coding sequence GTGCGTACCCAGTCGCATGTGGTGCTAGTCGGAATCGTTGCTGCGTTGCTGCTCCTGGCCATCAGTCCGCTCGTCTCGGCGCAACGGTCTGAGCAGGCGCGGGTGGAAGACGCGGCGACGGTGTTCACCGAGATCATGCAGGCTCCCGATGGCGGCATTCCGCAAGGCGTGCTCCAGAAGGCGGAAGCGGTCGTCATTTTCCCCGGCGTGCTCAGGGCGAGCTTCGCCGTCGGCGGGCAGTGGGGCCGCGGGGTCATCTCGGCCCGCGACCGCAAGACCAACACTTGGTCGGCGCCGGCCTTCATCACGATTGCAGGAGGGAGCTTCGGCGCGCAGGTCGGTGCGCAGTCGATCGACCTCGTGCTCATCGTCATCGACCGTGTCGGACTGCAGCGACTGCTGAGCAACGAGTTCAAGATTGGTGGCGAGGCGTCGGTGGCGGCCGGCCCGGTAGGGCGGTCACTGGAGGCGGCAACCGACATCCAGATGCGCGCGAAGATTCTCAGCTATTCGCGCAGCCGCGGCCTGTTCGCGGGCGTGGCGATCAATGGTTCGAACCTCGGGGCCGACCGCGACGCCAACGAACGGTTCTACGGCGAGCGGCTCGGGAGCCGGGAAGTCATCGACCAGTTGTCGTCGAAGCCCGACCTCCCCGCGTCGGTGGCCCGTCTGCGCAAGGTGCTCGCCGACTACGGCGGATAG
- a CDS encoding family 20 glycosylhydrolase, giving the protein MAWRSVRALILVISVLLVATSLTAQAVSPHNLMPVPSSVSLQPGGLALDARFGVALKGHRDPRIDAAVERTLQRITTMTGVLLVRTGATPRLVVACDHGVNRIQGAVEDESYALRVAPDGATLNAPTPYGILRGLETFLQLVEQSPSGFVVRAATIEDRPRFPWRGLMIDVCRHWIPAEVVKRNLDAMAAMKLNVFHWHLSEDQGFRVESRLFPRLQGMGSDGLFFTQAEIRDIVRYAAARGIRVIPEFDVPGHSSSWLVGYPELAAGPGPFEIQRKWGVFDPVMDPTNEQVYRFLDKFFGEMAALFPDEYFHIGGDEVNGVQWKANPKIQAFMQRHGLKTPEDLQAHFNTRVVAILKKHGKRVIGWDEILHGNLPNSAVIHSWRGPDSLAQAALGGYSGILSNGYYLDLIWPASRHYLVDPMGKRAADLPSEAKARILGGEACIWAEWVTPETVDSRIWPRMAAIAERLWSPATVTDVPDMYRRLAVISRWLEPTGVRHRANYGPMLDRLADHRPTGALEGVVDILEPVRDYNRGRAVAYTSLSPLNRLVDAARPESDKARDFAQLVTGLLADPARQSNREVIATWLQVWRQQAQGAQAVLDSALLQDAGPVVKNIEAVCALGLRALDALDKKAPLAYGADDREALERSLKPTAEVHLMIAPPIKKLVDAAAGQAGR; this is encoded by the coding sequence ATGGCCTGGCGATCGGTGCGTGCACTCATCCTCGTCATCTCGGTCCTCCTCGTCGCCACGTCGCTGACCGCACAAGCCGTTTCGCCCCACAACCTGATGCCCGTGCCGTCGAGCGTGTCGCTGCAGCCCGGCGGCCTGGCGCTCGACGCGCGATTCGGTGTGGCGCTCAAGGGGCACAGGGACCCGCGGATCGACGCGGCCGTCGAACGCACGCTGCAGCGCATCACGACCATGACGGGCGTCCTCCTGGTCAGGACCGGTGCCACGCCACGGCTGGTTGTCGCCTGCGATCACGGGGTGAACCGCATCCAGGGAGCGGTGGAGGACGAGAGCTACGCGCTGAGGGTCGCGCCTGATGGCGCCACGCTGAATGCCCCGACGCCGTACGGCATCCTGCGCGGTCTCGAGACGTTTCTCCAACTCGTCGAGCAGTCGCCTTCGGGGTTCGTCGTGCGTGCGGCGACGATCGAGGACCGCCCGCGATTCCCCTGGCGCGGCCTGATGATCGACGTCTGCCGCCACTGGATTCCTGCCGAAGTCGTCAAGCGCAACCTCGACGCCATGGCGGCGATGAAACTGAACGTCTTCCATTGGCACCTGTCGGAGGATCAGGGGTTCCGCGTCGAGAGCCGGCTCTTTCCGCGTCTTCAGGGGATGGGCTCGGACGGCTTGTTCTTCACTCAGGCAGAGATCCGGGACATTGTCCGCTACGCGGCGGCACGCGGAATCCGTGTCATCCCCGAGTTCGACGTGCCCGGGCATTCCTCGTCGTGGCTCGTCGGGTATCCGGAACTGGCGGCGGGGCCTGGTCCCTTCGAAATCCAGCGGAAATGGGGCGTGTTCGACCCCGTGATGGATCCGACCAACGAGCAGGTCTACAGGTTCCTGGACAAGTTCTTCGGCGAGATGGCGGCGCTGTTCCCCGACGAGTACTTCCACATCGGCGGCGACGAAGTGAACGGGGTGCAGTGGAAGGCCAACCCGAAGATCCAGGCGTTCATGCAGCGGCACGGCTTGAAGACGCCCGAAGATCTGCAGGCGCACTTCAACACCCGCGTCGTGGCGATCCTCAAGAAGCACGGCAAGCGGGTGATCGGCTGGGACGAGATTCTTCACGGGAACCTGCCGAACAGTGCGGTGATCCACTCATGGCGCGGGCCTGACTCGCTCGCGCAGGCAGCGCTCGGCGGGTACAGCGGCATCCTGTCGAATGGCTACTACCTCGACCTGATCTGGCCGGCCTCGCGGCACTATCTCGTGGACCCGATGGGCAAGAGGGCGGCGGATTTGCCGTCCGAGGCGAAGGCTCGAATCCTGGGCGGCGAAGCGTGCATCTGGGCCGAGTGGGTGACGCCAGAGACCGTCGATTCACGCATCTGGCCGCGCATGGCCGCCATCGCGGAGCGCCTCTGGTCGCCCGCCACCGTGACGGACGTGCCGGACATGTACCGGCGGCTGGCGGTCATCAGCCGCTGGCTGGAGCCGACCGGGGTCAGACATCGCGCCAACTACGGCCCCATGCTCGACCGGCTGGCCGATCATCGGCCCACCGGGGCGCTCGAGGGCGTGGTGGACATCCTGGAGCCCGTCCGCGACTACAATCGCGGTCGCGCGGTCGCCTATACGAGCCTCTCGCCGCTGAACCGCCTGGTGGACGCGGCCAGACCCGAGAGTGACAAGGCGCGGGACTTCGCCCAACTGGTGACCGGGCTACTGGCAGATCCGGCGAGGCAGTCGAATCGTGAGGTGATTGCGACGTGGCTGCAGGTGTGGCGACAGCAGGCACAGGGCGCCCAGGCCGTTCTCGATAGCGCGCTGCTGCAGGACGCCGGGCCCGTCGTGAAGAACATCGAGGCCGTGTGCGCCCTCGGCCTGCGGGCGCTCGACGCCCTCGACAAGAAGGCGCCGCTCGCCTACGGCGCAGATGACCGCGAGGCGCTGGAGCGGAGTCTCAAGCCGACCGCCGAGGTGCATCTGATGATTGCGCCGCCGATCAAGAAACTGGTGGACGCCGCGGCCGGCCAGGCCGGCCGCTGA
- a CDS encoding ATP-binding protein, translated as MRIDFNTDTGRLCYAAGPMPASLRRDPICILSVACFLCIAGVYLIASSSDPLKAFLATWSDVPTMGLALYAAWRAVGRESTVAGRRFRTLIAAGLSSWGAVVLLNVSVPESSWSGGLVLVTDCAFLLFYLAFILASDLRAHAAAETEPVSWRVAVEWAGAAVFAFGLLAYFILIPARVIPSVYATSVPSLALFVTLDVVLLARFGWLVRTAGRGPWRVIYATVVASFAITLVSDGIEWFSYFRGVKPQSGDISDIVWAAQFVLYVIVARLPGGPPDEVGSRHNLHLSGDDSDRLRGRNILASLLPYAFALPVLHLAGRLAGLLDPAADRYREAVVLGSMLVLGALAIGHHLLLDRRYREVRTDLNVARDQLQQSRKMEALGRLAGGVAHDFNNLLSVILGYAELLMGQRTLDEGVSDAVEQIRQAGERAAAVTRQLTIFSQRQANRGRLLDLDRAIAGSEPLLRRLAGSHVTVKVVPGAPDAWLMADPNQLERALINLAANAKEAMPEGGVLTIMTRAVEIGAGGSERIGTAPPGSYVEIRVADTGTGMDDEVQAHLFEPFFTTRSRDQHRGLGLSLVYGIAMRSEGHVHVESEKGRGTTVHLLFPRRDAPTAVEPLRPAAAVERSATVLLAEDERGLRRLIKSCLERDGFVVLEAADGRAALDMAARHDGRIDVLLTDVVMPGLNGRELAIRLLPERPEMRVLFISGYAPDTLGDLKVADADPVLLQKPFAMRDLVEVVRQLVSAPGAGFGGPEPDDGAAQVEAVTGAE; from the coding sequence ATGCGAATCGACTTCAACACCGACACTGGCCGGCTGTGCTATGCTGCGGGGCCGATGCCAGCGTCCCTTCGCCGAGATCCCATCTGCATTCTCTCCGTCGCGTGCTTCCTGTGCATTGCGGGTGTGTACCTGATCGCGTCGTCGTCGGACCCGCTGAAGGCGTTTCTCGCGACCTGGTCCGACGTTCCCACAATGGGCCTCGCGCTCTACGCCGCCTGGCGGGCGGTCGGGCGAGAGTCCACGGTAGCTGGGCGCCGCTTTCGCACGCTCATCGCCGCCGGCCTCTCGTCCTGGGGCGCGGTCGTGCTGCTCAACGTGTCGGTCCCCGAATCCAGTTGGAGCGGGGGCCTCGTTCTGGTCACCGACTGCGCATTCCTGCTCTTCTATCTCGCCTTCATTCTCGCAAGCGACCTGAGGGCTCATGCGGCGGCAGAAACCGAGCCCGTGTCGTGGCGGGTGGCGGTCGAGTGGGCGGGCGCGGCGGTGTTTGCGTTTGGTCTCCTCGCGTATTTCATCCTGATTCCGGCCCGTGTGATTCCGAGCGTCTACGCGACGTCGGTGCCGTCGCTGGCCCTGTTCGTGACGCTCGACGTCGTGCTGCTGGCGAGATTTGGCTGGCTCGTTCGCACGGCCGGGCGCGGACCCTGGCGCGTGATCTACGCGACGGTCGTCGCGTCGTTCGCCATCACGCTCGTGTCCGACGGGATCGAGTGGTTCTCGTACTTCCGCGGCGTCAAGCCGCAGTCCGGAGACATCTCGGACATCGTCTGGGCGGCGCAGTTCGTGCTGTATGTGATTGTCGCACGGCTGCCCGGCGGCCCGCCCGACGAGGTCGGCTCTCGTCACAATCTCCACCTGTCCGGCGACGATTCCGACCGCCTTCGGGGTCGAAATATTCTCGCATCACTGCTGCCGTACGCGTTTGCACTGCCGGTGCTGCACCTGGCGGGCCGTCTGGCTGGTCTGCTGGACCCGGCGGCGGATCGCTACCGCGAAGCGGTTGTGCTCGGATCGATGCTGGTGCTGGGTGCGCTCGCGATTGGGCACCACCTGCTCCTGGACCGCCGGTACCGCGAAGTGCGAACGGACCTGAACGTCGCCCGGGACCAGCTCCAGCAGTCACGCAAGATGGAAGCGCTCGGCCGGCTGGCCGGCGGAGTGGCGCACGACTTCAACAATCTGCTGTCGGTGATCCTCGGCTACGCGGAGTTGCTGATGGGGCAGCGAACGCTGGACGAGGGTGTCTCGGACGCCGTGGAGCAGATCCGGCAGGCCGGCGAGCGTGCGGCGGCCGTGACGCGTCAGCTCACCATATTCAGTCAACGGCAGGCGAACCGGGGTCGCTTGCTCGATCTCGACCGCGCGATCGCCGGCAGCGAACCGCTGCTGCGGCGCCTGGCCGGAAGCCACGTCACGGTGAAGGTGGTGCCCGGCGCGCCAGACGCGTGGCTGATGGCCGACCCGAACCAGTTGGAGCGCGCCCTCATCAATCTCGCGGCCAACGCGAAGGAGGCGATGCCCGAGGGTGGCGTCCTCACGATCATGACTCGCGCGGTGGAGATCGGTGCCGGTGGATCCGAGCGGATCGGGACCGCGCCTCCTGGGTCGTACGTCGAGATCCGAGTGGCCGATACTGGCACTGGGATGGACGACGAGGTGCAGGCGCATCTGTTCGAGCCGTTCTTCACGACCCGCTCGCGCGACCAGCATCGCGGTCTCGGACTCTCGCTGGTGTACGGGATTGCCATGCGGTCTGAGGGTCATGTGCACGTGGAGAGTGAGAAGGGGAGAGGCACGACCGTTCACCTGTTGTTCCCACGCCGGGACGCGCCGACTGCCGTCGAGCCCCTGCGTCCGGCGGCAGCGGTGGAGCGGAGCGCGACCGTGCTCCTTGCGGAAGACGAGCGCGGACTGCGGCGACTCATCAAGTCGTGCCTGGAACGGGACGGTTTCGTCGTCCTCGAGGCAGCCGACGGGCGCGCGGCGTTGGACATGGCTGCCCGGCACGATGGGCGGATTGATGTGCTCCTGACCGACGTCGTCATGCCGGGCCTCAATGGCCGTGAACTGGCCATCCGGCTCCTGCCCGAGCGTCCGGAGATGCGCGTGCTCTTCATCTCGGGCTACGCGCCGGATACGCTGGGCGACTTGAAGGTCGCGGACGCCGACCCGGTCCTGCTGCAGAAGCCGTTTGCGATGCGCGACCTGGTCGAGGTCGTGCGACAGCTCGTGTCGGCCCCCGGCGCAGGATTCGGCGGCCCGGAACCCGACGACGGGGCTGCGCAGGTCGAGGCCGTGACGGGTGCGGAGTGA
- a CDS encoding galactokinase family protein produces the protein MTRAFRLAPGRLQAAHGRVVDGQARLVRAALVDAGAGKPAAAFWVPGRIEVLGKHTDYAGGRSLVCAVEQGFVVAAAPRRDSGVRVFDVARGREARLSLDEQLGQPAESWARYPWTVLRRLSRNFPDARQGADIAFLSNLPLASGMSSSSAFMVAMFLAIAEINDLWSADSFVREVHGAEALSGYLATVENGQSFGALTGDRGVGTFGGSEDHTAMLCCRADQLSVYAFCPVRHERQIEWPARHRFVVAMSGVMAEKTGGARDAYNRASLAVRAVLDVWRSASGRQDASLADAVRVAGAEAVRDVLRRTSVDGFSTDALVDRLDQFVAESEQIIPAATEALDAGDLDRFGALVDRSQDLAERALRNQVPETIALARSARELGAVAASAFGAGFGGSVWALVAEGLVADFARRWESGHRAAFPESSARAAFLTTRPGPAAMPLSH, from the coding sequence GTGACGAGGGCATTCCGTCTGGCCCCTGGCCGTCTGCAGGCGGCACACGGCCGGGTGGTCGACGGCCAGGCGCGGCTGGTGCGGGCAGCACTCGTGGACGCTGGCGCGGGCAAGCCGGCGGCGGCCTTCTGGGTGCCCGGGCGGATCGAGGTGCTCGGGAAGCACACGGACTACGCGGGAGGACGCAGCCTGGTCTGCGCGGTGGAGCAGGGCTTCGTCGTCGCGGCGGCGCCGCGCCGCGACAGTGGCGTGCGAGTGTTCGACGTGGCGCGCGGACGGGAGGCGCGTCTGAGCCTGGATGAACAGCTGGGCCAGCCCGCCGAGTCGTGGGCGCGCTACCCGTGGACGGTGCTGCGCCGGCTGTCCCGAAATTTTCCGGACGCCCGCCAGGGCGCGGACATCGCGTTTCTCAGCAACCTCCCGCTCGCGTCCGGCATGAGCAGTTCGAGTGCCTTCATGGTGGCGATGTTCCTGGCGATCGCCGAGATCAACGACCTCTGGTCGGCGGACTCCTTTGTCCGCGAGGTGCACGGCGCCGAGGCCCTGTCTGGCTATCTGGCTACTGTGGAAAACGGTCAGAGCTTCGGGGCGTTGACCGGAGATCGCGGTGTGGGCACGTTCGGTGGGAGTGAGGATCACACCGCGATGCTCTGCTGCCGTGCCGACCAACTGAGCGTCTACGCATTCTGTCCCGTTCGGCACGAACGCCAGATTGAGTGGCCTGCGAGGCATCGATTCGTCGTGGCGATGAGTGGCGTGATGGCGGAGAAGACCGGGGGCGCGCGCGACGCGTACAACCGTGCGTCACTCGCTGTCCGCGCCGTTCTCGATGTGTGGCGCTCGGCATCCGGCCGCCAGGATGCATCGCTGGCGGACGCGGTCAGGGTGGCCGGGGCCGAGGCGGTGCGTGACGTGCTTCGACGGACCTCCGTGGACGGCTTCTCGACCGACGCGCTGGTCGATCGCCTCGATCAGTTCGTCGCGGAGAGCGAACAGATCATCCCTGCCGCCACCGAAGCGCTCGACGCCGGCGACCTCGACCGTTTCGGTGCGCTCGTCGATCGGTCCCAGGATCTGGCCGAGCGTGCGCTGCGCAACCAGGTACCGGAGACCATCGCGCTGGCGCGGTCGGCGCGCGAGTTGGGCGCCGTGGCGGCCTCGGCATTCGGCGCCGGGTTTGGCGGGAGCGTCTGGGCGCTCGTCGCCGAGGGCCTGGTTGCCGACTTCGCCCGTCGATGGGAGAGCGGCCACCGTGCCGCGTTCCCCGAGTCATCCGCACGGGCTGCGTTCCTGACGACTCGCCCTGGTCCCGCAGCCATGCCGTTGTCGCATTGA
- the glmM gene encoding phosphoglucosamine mutase, whose amino-acid sequence MRAIPTLKISISGVRGVIGDSLTPDLLTRFAQAFGTYMGSGRVVVGRDTRTSGEMVRQAVVSGLLSSGCRIVDAGVCPTPTVQLLVRRLRAQGGIAITASHNPPEWNALKFIGPDALFLSGARGRELLGIYHQGEYTKARAMRLRAVEPMPGALDVHIEAVMDAVGPLPQTGRRLRVVLDSCNGAGSLVGPRLLEALGVDVIGINVTPDGRFPRPAEPTPENLEALCAAVREHRADIGFAQDMDADRLAIVSERGEPIGEERTLVLAVEHVLGRTPGPVVANLATTHALEPVAQRFGCSVFRTPVGEANVTEGMQRHRAVVGGEGNGGVIYPRINFARDSLVGMGLILHRLTDSGRTVSDLVASLPAFEIAKIQFPFPSQRLGEILRKARREFGDRPMDLRDGVKVMLPDAWFLLRGSNTEPVMRVVAESTSETAARELAETIRDKISGWL is encoded by the coding sequence ATGCGAGCGATTCCAACGCTGAAGATCAGCATTTCTGGCGTGCGGGGCGTGATCGGCGACTCACTGACGCCGGACCTGCTCACGCGGTTTGCCCAGGCGTTCGGCACCTACATGGGATCCGGCCGCGTGGTTGTTGGCCGCGACACGCGGACGTCGGGAGAAATGGTTCGGCAGGCCGTCGTGTCCGGACTGTTGTCCTCCGGGTGCCGGATCGTGGATGCCGGCGTCTGTCCGACGCCGACCGTGCAGTTGCTGGTGCGCCGGCTCCGCGCGCAGGGCGGCATCGCGATCACGGCCAGCCACAACCCGCCCGAGTGGAACGCGCTGAAGTTCATCGGGCCGGATGCGCTGTTCCTCAGCGGGGCCCGCGGCCGCGAGTTGCTGGGCATCTACCATCAGGGTGAGTACACGAAGGCTCGCGCGATGAGACTGCGTGCGGTGGAGCCCATGCCCGGGGCCCTGGACGTGCACATCGAGGCCGTGATGGACGCGGTTGGGCCGCTGCCGCAGACGGGCCGTCGCCTGCGGGTGGTGCTGGACTCGTGCAATGGCGCCGGGTCGCTCGTCGGGCCTCGCCTGCTGGAGGCGCTGGGCGTCGATGTCATCGGCATCAACGTGACGCCGGATGGACGGTTCCCGAGGCCTGCCGAACCGACCCCCGAGAACCTGGAGGCGCTTTGCGCGGCGGTCCGGGAGCATCGGGCGGACATCGGCTTCGCCCAGGATATGGACGCCGACCGCCTCGCGATCGTCTCCGAACGCGGTGAGCCGATCGGCGAGGAACGAACGCTGGTGCTGGCCGTCGAGCATGTGTTGGGGCGAACGCCTGGTCCGGTCGTCGCGAATCTTGCGACCACGCATGCGCTCGAGCCGGTGGCGCAGCGCTTCGGCTGTTCCGTGTTTCGCACGCCGGTCGGCGAAGCCAATGTCACCGAAGGCATGCAACGGCATCGCGCCGTCGTTGGCGGCGAAGGTAACGGCGGCGTCATCTATCCGCGGATCAACTTCGCGCGCGACAGCCTGGTCGGCATGGGCCTGATCCTGCACAGGCTCACCGACTCCGGGCGGACCGTATCGGACCTCGTGGCCAGCCTCCCGGCGTTCGAGATCGCCAAGATCCAGTTTCCGTTCCCGTCGCAACGCCTCGGTGAGATCCTCCGGAAGGCGCGTCGCGAGTTCGGCGACCGCCCGATGGATCTGCGCGACGGTGTCAAGGTGATGCTTCCTGACGCCTGGTTCCTGCTGCGCGGCTCGAATACCGAGCCCGTGATGCGGGTGGTGGCCGAGTCGACGAGTGAAACCGCGGCCCGCGAACTGGCGGAAACGATCCGTGACAAGATTTCGGGGTGGCTCTAG
- a CDS encoding sugar phosphate nucleotidyltransferase, with amino-acid sequence MGYETADVIDKAVVLARGLGTRMRRAAQDAVIDENQAVAADAGMKAMIPVGRPFLDYVLSALADAGFTDACLVIGPEHDTVRDYYTRQVTPTRIRVHFAIQELPLGTANAVAAAESFAARDQFLVINSDNYYPVSVFDAVRRLGHTGLAGFNRAALVRDGNVDDARVAKYAVLDVDAGGMLCGIIEKPDADTWSRVGPDALISMNCWRFGPVIFEAARRIERSPRGEFELADAVKYAMTRLGAAFRVVPVRAGVLDLSTRGDILSVASRLERVEVRL; translated from the coding sequence ATGGGCTACGAAACGGCGGACGTGATCGACAAGGCGGTCGTCCTCGCGCGCGGGCTGGGCACCCGCATGCGCCGCGCGGCGCAGGACGCCGTGATCGACGAGAACCAGGCCGTGGCCGCGGACGCCGGCATGAAAGCGATGATTCCGGTCGGTCGGCCGTTTCTCGACTATGTGTTGAGCGCGTTGGCGGACGCGGGATTCACGGATGCATGCCTCGTGATCGGTCCCGAGCACGACACCGTTCGGGACTACTACACCCGCCAGGTCACGCCGACGCGCATCCGCGTGCACTTCGCCATCCAGGAACTGCCGCTTGGGACGGCGAATGCCGTGGCGGCGGCCGAATCGTTTGCTGCGCGCGATCAGTTCCTCGTCATCAACTCGGACAACTACTATCCGGTGTCCGTCTTCGACGCCGTGCGCCGACTGGGACACACCGGGCTTGCCGGCTTCAACCGCGCGGCGCTCGTGCGCGATGGCAATGTCGATGACGCACGGGTGGCGAAGTATGCGGTCCTCGACGTGGACGCGGGCGGGATGCTCTGCGGCATCATCGAGAAGCCGGACGCCGACACCTGGTCGCGCGTCGGCCCGGACGCGCTCATCAGCATGAACTGCTGGCGCTTCGGCCCGGTCATCTTCGAGGCGGCGCGACGCATCGAGCGATCACCGCGGGGCGAGTTCGAGCTGGCCGACGCCGTGAAATACGCGATGACGCGTCTGGGGGCGGCGTTTCGTGTCGTGCCTGTCAGGGCAGGCGTGCTCGACCTGTCGACGCGCGGCGACATTTTGTCGGTGGCCAGCCGGCTCGAGCGGGTGGAGGTGCGGTTGTGA